Proteins from one Desulfonema limicola genomic window:
- a CDS encoding FecR family protein, translating into MKYKHIVKMIFVFAFIISAGISTGNSQIISDLETYQPGYGTPVGKINLIQGNAVIIHSDDTNRYAVKQDIPVFKKDTVITLDKSRLSLELIDESIIIMGSNSKMKLTQTLFDKQAKIRTSLINMALGKARFIVQKLKDFNESNFTIKTKTAVVGVRGSDFIIKTTQSLTQVTTLDDTILEIISLENLEKPPVLLHTFEQINIESGFLPSEIIPVSPGIIQDMTMEMSVKPKSIEPVNLTGTPKESAEKSKIRILPSRPAAEQGKPEHPDQPFTDSGGLGKPGAEVNMNNARPPLPDDKFMKPENINIPIQPDRFVMPHEDRISKQEDFLRQENERIIEKTVEDIKRLPDLPKPPVLMEK; encoded by the coding sequence ATGAAATACAAACATATTGTTAAAATGATATTTGTCTTTGCGTTTATCATATCTGCCGGAATATCCACTGGAAACAGCCAGATAATTTCTGACTTGGAAACATATCAGCCAGGTTATGGAACACCTGTGGGCAAAATTAATTTAATCCAGGGAAATGCTGTTATAATTCATTCTGATGATACAAACAGGTATGCTGTTAAGCAGGATATTCCTGTTTTTAAAAAAGATACTGTTATTACCCTGGATAAAAGCCGCTTGAGCCTGGAATTAATTGATGAAAGTATTATAATAATGGGTTCAAATTCAAAAATGAAATTGACCCAGACTTTATTTGATAAACAGGCAAAAATAAGAACATCTCTTATAAATATGGCTTTGGGAAAAGCACGTTTTATAGTTCAGAAACTAAAAGATTTTAATGAATCAAATTTTACAATAAAAACAAAGACCGCTGTTGTTGGGGTAAGGGGATCTGATTTTATTATAAAAACAACCCAAAGCCTGACCCAGGTAACCACCCTTGATGATACCATCCTTGAAATTATCAGCCTGGAAAATCTTGAAAAGCCTCCTGTACTGCTTCATACCTTTGAGCAGATAAATATAGAATCAGGATTTTTACCATCAGAGATTATTCCTGTTTCACCTGGGATAATTCAGGATATGACTATGGAAATGTCTGTAAAGCCGAAAAGTATTGAACCAGTTAATTTGACAGGTACACCGAAAGAATCGGCTGAAAAATCAAAAATCAGGATTTTGCCTTCAAGACCTGCAGCAGAACAAGGAAAACCGGAACACCCGGATCAGCCTTTTACTGACTCAGGAGGACTGGGAAAACCAGGGGCAGAAGTTAATATGAATAATGCAAGACCTCCTCTGCCGGATGATAAATTCATGAAACCTGAAAATATAAATATTCCAATTCAACCTGACAGATTTGTCATGCCTCATGAAGACAGGATATCAAAACAGGAAGATTTTTTAAGACAGGAAAACGAAAGGATTATAGAGAAAACTGTTGAAGATATAAAAAGGCTTCCTGATCTGCCAAAGCCCCCTGTTTTAATGGAAAAATAG
- a CDS encoding tetratricopeptide repeat protein yields MKKTTYLIMVLFFLYLPVNAQSNQEDQGRFYYDIGIFAYEDEDYNEAESNFLKAVSFNPENPAYNHYLGKTYMKMERFQDAQQYLIKAMQVNPGLYQLKYDMGTLRYEQEDYLQAYELFAETARENPSDAKAVFHGAMSLFKLERYNEAVNLFNTAAEKDSWIKPHALYYSGVCYLKLGSNEKAVENFEYVKANAGSRELRNYAQEWLDFINPGTKKQKFYSIYLKTGYQYDDNAVLESPEGETAGGKEDFVSKVYASLNVDAVNKKHYKFGGGYSHYQTWHNEHNDLDIIASIFNVNAKYRFSYFTAGLTYIPSFYAVDSSTFLVRHQINPDLVFSTSSFLTRLSYSYYDNDYAEDESDGHTQEIGLDVYYNIGNTGINLFGGIGYEDNSAESEDKYYRQFSAKLGALFQMPWEMNLSLAGKYCQKDFDNIEREDDKYSGLISISRKLLYDWLSISAEYDYTKNDSSETDYEYERNAVSLSLISVF; encoded by the coding sequence ATGAAAAAAACAACATACCTTATTATGGTTTTATTTTTTCTATATCTGCCTGTTAATGCACAAAGTAATCAGGAAGATCAGGGACGTTTCTATTATGACATTGGGATATTTGCCTATGAAGACGAGGATTATAATGAAGCAGAGTCAAATTTTCTCAAGGCAGTTTCCTTTAACCCTGAAAATCCTGCCTATAATCATTATCTGGGAAAAACCTATATGAAAATGGAGCGTTTTCAGGATGCTCAACAATATCTTATAAAAGCAATGCAGGTTAATCCTGGACTGTACCAGCTTAAATATGACATGGGAACTTTAAGGTATGAACAGGAAGATTATCTGCAGGCATATGAGCTTTTTGCTGAAACAGCCCGTGAAAACCCGTCAGATGCAAAGGCTGTTTTTCATGGTGCCATGAGCCTGTTTAAACTGGAGCGTTATAATGAGGCTGTAAATCTTTTTAATACTGCAGCAGAAAAAGATTCCTGGATAAAACCCCATGCTCTTTATTATTCAGGTGTATGTTATTTAAAACTGGGCAGTAATGAAAAAGCTGTTGAAAATTTTGAATATGTTAAAGCAAATGCAGGATCACGGGAACTGAGAAATTATGCGCAGGAATGGCTTGATTTTATTAATCCAGGAACAAAAAAGCAGAAATTTTATTCAATATATTTAAAAACCGGGTATCAATATGACGACAATGCTGTCCTGGAATCGCCAGAGGGTGAAACTGCCGGTGGAAAAGAGGATTTTGTTTCCAAAGTTTATGCTTCCCTTAATGTTGATGCCGTGAATAAAAAACACTATAAATTCGGCGGGGGATACAGCCATTATCAGACCTGGCATAATGAACACAATGACCTTGATATAATTGCCAGTATATTTAATGTTAATGCAAAATACAGGTTTAGTTATTTTACTGCCGGTTTAACTTACATACCTTCGTTTTATGCTGTTGATTCATCAACATTTTTAGTGCGCCACCAGATAAACCCGGACCTTGTTTTCAGTACCAGCAGTTTTTTAACCAGGTTGTCATACAGCTATTATGACAATGATTATGCTGAAGATGAAAGTGACGGCCACACCCAGGAGATTGGCCTGGATGTTTACTATAATATTGGAAATACAGGCATAAATTTATTCGGGGGAATTGGATATGAAGATAATTCAGCAGAATCCGAGGATAAATATTACAGGCAGTTCAGCGCAAAACTGGGTGCATTGTTTCAAATGCCCTGGGAAATGAATCTCAGCCTTGCAGGTAAATACTGTCAAAAAGATTTTGATAATATTGAGCGTGAGGATGACAAGTATTCAGGACTTATATCAATTTCCAGGAAACTGCTTTATGATTGGCTGAGTATTTCTGCTGAATATGATTATACAAAAAATGATTCCAGTGAAACAGATTATGAATATGAAAGAAATGCCGTAAGCTTATCGCTGATATCAGTTTTTTAA
- a CDS encoding DUF1566 domain-containing protein: MNKAVQSMIVFIFIFLLINTSLAAEGGRFTDNGDGTVTDHKLGLMWAKTDNQGNIDWHQAEKWVKYTFPYSLADSYDDWRLPTLEELSSLYVTDNNYEGYETDCGQKVKIVPEIVLSCGWVWTSEKKSITARLYNFNRGFHYTDRMVKTRGYRVLPVRTLK; encoded by the coding sequence ATGAATAAAGCCGTTCAATCAATGATTGTTTTTATTTTCATTTTTTTACTGATTAACACGTCTCTGGCTGCAGAAGGCGGACGTTTTACAGACAACGGCGATGGTACTGTAACAGACCATAAGCTTGGGCTTATGTGGGCAAAGACAGATAACCAGGGCAATATTGACTGGCATCAGGCTGAAAAATGGGTTAAATATACCTTTCCCTATTCACTTGCAGACAGCTATGATGACTGGCGGCTTCCAACCCTGGAAGAACTTTCAAGCCTTTATGTTACAGATAATAATTATGAAGGGTATGAAACTGACTGCGGGCAGAAGGTAAAAATTGTGCCTGAGATTGTATTAAGCTGCGGCTGGGTCTGGACTTCGGAAAAAAAGTCAATTACTGCCAGGCTTTATAATTTTAACCGTGGATTTCATTATACTGACAGAATGGTAAAAACAAGAGGCTATCGTGTACTTCCGGTCAGAACGTTAAAATAA